In Blattabacterium cuenoti, a single window of DNA contains:
- the der gene encoding ribosome biogenesis GTPase Der: protein MSYVVSIVGRPNVGKSTLFNRLVGRKKSVVHANSGVTRDRVYGKLQWNGIIFSIIDTGGYTDKDSHDKKFLNVLLQTEIKKQILIAIQESDVVLFVVDITIGILDTDIVISQLLRKSNKSIVLVVNKVDKGKNMYSDTDFFRLGFVSYCCISSINGSGIGELLEKLIEIYLEKYNNKIQENKLTIPNFAIIGRPNVGKSTLINSFLEKYHNIVTPCSGTTRDSLDVFSQKYNCMLVDTPGVRKRSKIVDSLDFYSMIRTIKTIEYTDICFLLIDAMQGWESQDSNLFRLVEKNKKGIIILINKCDLLKNQNNYYFFMKNLEIFIRHKISPFYNVPILFISAKNRDGLSNIFPIAQRILEMRKKQLKINMLNNIMLPILKKYPPPSIKQKRIYIKYCTQSTTSATPKFIFFSNYPHLIKQSYKRFTEKKIRYHFDFIGVPITILFIKK from the coding sequence ATGAGTTATGTGGTATCGATAGTTGGACGTCCAAATGTAGGAAAATCTACATTATTCAATCGTCTTGTGGGAAGAAAAAAATCAGTAGTACATGCAAATAGTGGAGTTACAAGAGATAGAGTTTATGGAAAATTGCAATGGAATGGAATTATTTTTTCTATCATAGATACTGGTGGATATACAGATAAAGATAGTCATGATAAAAAATTTTTAAATGTACTACTTCAAACAGAAATTAAAAAACAAATATTAATAGCAATTCAAGAATCTGATGTAGTCTTATTTGTAGTTGATATCACAATTGGAATTTTAGATACTGATATTGTAATTTCACAATTGTTAAGAAAAAGTAATAAATCAATTGTATTAGTAGTAAATAAAGTAGATAAAGGAAAAAATATGTATTCTGATACAGATTTTTTTCGTTTAGGATTTGTTTCTTATTGCTGTATATCTTCTATCAATGGAAGTGGAATAGGAGAATTATTAGAAAAGTTAATAGAAATATATTTAGAAAAATATAATAATAAAATTCAAGAAAATAAATTAACCATTCCAAATTTTGCTATTATAGGTCGTCCAAATGTGGGAAAATCTACATTAATTAATTCTTTTTTAGAAAAATATCATAATATAGTTACTCCTTGTTCTGGAACTACTAGAGATAGTTTAGATGTTTTTTCTCAAAAATATAATTGTATGTTAGTAGATACCCCAGGAGTAAGAAAAAGATCTAAAATTGTTGACAGTTTAGATTTTTATTCTATGATAAGGACTATCAAAACGATTGAATATACAGATATATGTTTTCTTCTGATAGATGCCATGCAAGGATGGGAATCTCAGGATAGTAACTTATTTAGGTTAGTGGAAAAAAATAAGAAAGGAATAATTATTCTTATTAATAAATGTGATTTATTAAAAAACCAAAATAATTATTATTTTTTTATGAAAAATTTAGAAATTTTCATTAGACACAAAATTTCCCCATTTTATAATGTTCCAATTTTATTTATTTCTGCAAAAAATAGAGATGGATTATCTAATATATTTCCTATAGCTCAACGCATTTTAGAAATGCGTAAAAAACAATTAAAAATAAATATGTTAAATAATATCATGTTACCAATTCTAAAAAAATATCCACCACCTTCTATAAAACAAAAAAGGATTTACATTAAATATTGTACTCAATCCACAACGTCTGCTACTCCTAAATTTATTTTTTTCTCTAATTATCCACATTTAATAAAACAATCTTACAAAAGATTTACTGAAAAAAAAATACGATATCATTTTGATTTTATAGGAGTTCCAATAACAATTTTATTTATAAAAAAATAA